A segment of the Ictalurus punctatus breed USDA103 chromosome 24, Coco_2.0, whole genome shotgun sequence genome:
AAGCCACTTCAGATGGAACAGAGTGCGGCAAtttggaggagaaaaaaaaaaaaaaaaaaaaaaatctctccaaCCCTGAAGCATCCAAACTTCCCTCCCACTTCCACTGTGATTAAATGGGGGTGGAAACCGGTGGGCATGCGGACAGCACGTCTCACACCCCCTCTTCTCAAACGAGCTCATCACGGAGCGTGTTAGTTGTAGTgcatctgttcatttaaatgcatttctcATGGCAAGGTGGAAGCGTCGTTCCTTTTAAATCAAGCCGCttctaaatattttattcaaaccGTCAGTGGAGAGAGACATGACATCGTTTCATTGTCTTActgtattcatttacatttgtgtctttggtgtacagcacaaacaaatgaattggcctcggcgttccaatagtttcggaggggactgtagtttaatacacatttacagGATTTCTATGGAATTGAAGcacttttaattacattttaaaattaggCTGCCATTTCAAGTTTAAACTTTTCACAGAGGACGTTGGAATAAATCTTCTCATGCTTATTCATGCATTCATCAACGTAAACGTTCGGACAATGTGATTTCCTGTAATCTTGCTCGGCCGAGACCGCATCAAAAGCAGCAGCATGCTCATCGGAGTGCCACCATCTTACTTGAACAGACCACTATAAAATGTGTGCTTTCAAAAGGGTCATTAATCACTCCTTGATGTTTACTGCCCGCCCCCTTGTTTGATGGACGGTTAAGATCCTCCTACCGTTCTGAAAAGACTGAAACGCTTTAGGTGGCAGTTTTTCACATTTCAGCTGTACTTTCTAACATGTCCACAGGGAGGAGGCAGACTGCTGGTCTCCCCATAAACAGCAATATTTTCTTCATGGTGGAAAATCCAACTTCAGGAAATGTAAAACTAGGGCTCAGATTCAAGTCCCAGTTTTTCCCTGTAATTGTttgttgaaataaaaacactgcaaaTCACCATCTAAAAATCTGGAGAAACTTCTGAATGCcccatgtttaataaaagtcaataattttaaaatgtgcagtaATAAACCCGTCTGTGAGATTTAAAGCAAGGAGAGCAGACGCCTGTAGTATGTCAGGCGACAGAAGGAACATGAGAGGCAGATGCTCTCGTGAGTGCCAGCTCTCGCAGTCTGGAACACGGAGCCACGCTAATGCTGATGGGATGAGAACATAACCCAGTCTGGCTTAAAGTAAAGTCAAAGTCAGTTACGATATACAGCGTTCGAGGCGGTTTTGTTTCAGTCGGTCCTGTAACCGCCATCTGTTTCCGTACGTGTGGCCCGACAGCTGCGTTGCATTTCATTTATCAAAACGGGAAAATGGCAAGAAGCTGCACGCTTTGTTTAATGGCGTGCCAAACAAAACGGAAAAACGTTTGTTCATGCGCTATAGCAGCAAATCGCCATCCCCAGAGTAGATCTCGAGTGTGCACATGCACGCAGACACGTCACACAGTTTTCGGGTACGGTCAGGGTTGATACGCCTGCTTGACATCCCCTCCTACAACCCAAATACAATTATACACCCTCATCTCCATCCAGTATTCACCAGCAGGATCTAATGCAGGAGGCCTCAGTTTTAAGTAGAACTCACCTCCAGGTGTCAAAATGATCAGTTGATAAGAATCCCAGGAAGCCTTCCATCCTCCTCGCTCATATTCCTCAGGTTATTCTCAGCCTCATCCACACTcctacaacaaacaaaaacaaacgtgGATCTGATACAGTACGCAATCCTAAGAGCAACACATAGAAcagtggaaagaaagaaaaaaaacaaaaaaaaacaaacccacaacAACCACTGTGCTTTAGCACCGACACAAATCATAATGTGTGAGCATATAAGCGGAGTCTGCCAGCTTGTCTGTAAGCCAAGGACTCACACTAGGAAATCTTTCACATCTTCCACCGTGAGCTCTCCTGTTGTGTCGAGCGTGATATCAGCACTGCTGTTTGGAGAATCCAGGCCAGGAGACGATAACGCACTCTGCATTTCATCAAACACGCCTGAAAACGGACAGAGGTACGACAAAGAAAATTGAGTTAATGCAATGAACATACCCAGCAACCCTGATTTCTGGACATCAtattgccacacacacacacacacacacacacacacacacacacacacacacacacacacacacacacacacacacacacacacacacacacacacacacacacacacacacacacacacacacacacacacaattttgaAGCATTACACATTATGTACCAAGAGATTTGTCAGTCACCTTCAGCAAGTTCTGCAGATTTGCTTTCTCCAGGTGACTGGGTCTTGTATGTGCCGTTGGCCTGGGGTAGTACTGGCATACACAAACTGGAAGGATTGCATAATGGGGAATTACCAAACAGAAGTATGCTAGTTGGGTCTTCTGCccaacaaaattattattttttaaaataattaaaaacataacacAACGGTGTATACAAGCGTTAGATGACGTACTCGTGTTCAGAAGGTTCGTAAGGTCGATCTACGTCCACCCGACACTGAGGTTCAGTGATAACCCGTGCAGATAGAGAGAACCGTTTATACTCAGACGGCGAGATCAGATAAAACCCTGTCATTGGGCAACAATAAGATAGTCAACaattacagcacacacaccccatGAGAGATGACACGGACTACGTTTACACGTTCAGtaataatctaattactgaccttattctgaataagacaatattgtgattaaggtgtttacatgagtcgctttcataatattcctttcatgttacagaacatagatggattaaccgCACAGGTCATTACGTCctcacgccacgccgtccgacgtccctccagaatttcacgtatcgacatacagttggtctgcgttatgggaccgtatacagttttgggtgtttttattttgaattttatgaaagcttcaagtgcggttaataaTTTGTCAtgccgtacgtgcaaatagacgactgctcgAAGCCgcgggctgcgtcccaaaccacgtacttaccgtctatatagtcgccgagatacatgtatttctcctactgtatagcaggtacgtacgcggtttgggacgcagccgtgctctcgtttgctgtaaaacggttgcacactgccgtgtgtgatcgtgtcctgtcgcacaatgcggtgaaaactcccacgtGATGTTAGTGTGATTAagatgtgtacatgtctgtaacgcacgtcgataatgcgactaaaacaggaatactccacacgtcttaattccattcgtgtttacttcgagtatgactttagccggattaaggtaataaaataaaatttaaataaataaatagctagctgtttacatgctagtttcttaatcagagtatagtcttaatatcggattattgttgtccatgtaactGTACCGGGTATGTTTAAGTTCATCACCTTGCCCAGTCTTGGTGAACACGCAGGACGCAATGCCGCTTATGTCTTCCTTGCGGATGCAGTCATATCGCACTTGCGGCCTCAACGCCGCCACACTGAACACGTGGATGTCCCCCAGGTTGGTCAGGCACACGAGGCCATTCTCACAGTAGTCCTCAGAAGCAGCACTGCAGAAGTTCACCAGAGCCACCTTCCGTACACGGCAGCCCTCATGCGCAGTCAGCTTGAATTTGGTCTTTGCGCTGACTTTAGGCAGCGTGAACACCTGCAATGAATGGGACATGATTACTGAACAATGTACATGATTGCAGTTCTTCAGTCTTGTGTGTGAAGAAGCTCAGACAGACAGGGAAGTTAATTCCACTGCCTGAGGCATggaagtagtagaagtagagcTGTATTTGTGGCTATAGTAGCACCAGCCAGGAGGGGGTCACAGTAGGCATGTCTCAAGATGATGAGGTACTGAACAAGCATCTGACGTGTGTCCCTGGAGAGAAACAGTAGTGTCCTCTAGATGCTGTACAGGAGAAAGCTGCATGGCCGAGTGATGGTTAGAACCATCTGCCAAGCATCATTCAATACGTCAAAAGGTTTTGgacctcccccctcccccccagaGAGAATATGGCAGGTTTGTCTTGCAAGGATGCAGCTTTAGGTGATGAAATGCAACCCATGAGGAGCTGTCTGCCAGATATGATCAGATCCAAGTAAAAACCTAGATCGGGGGtatccaatcttatccgcaaaggacCGGTACGGGTTCAGGTTTTAATTCCAACTAAGCaagagccacacctgattccgaCTGTTTAAAATCAATTGATCTTAACCTTCAATGGACTATCAGGTGCAGCTCCTGTTTGACTGGAACGAAAACCTGCACCTACACAgaccctttgcggataagattggacacccctgacttAGATCTTTCATGGTGGGTGGATTAGTATGGGACGACTTGGGAGTCATTCTCATAATGTGTATTACGGCACTAATAGGTACCAACAAGTATTAACCAAAAAGACAAAAGGATCAAACACTAAGGCTTTCTGGACACCAGTCTACATGGGGCACAAACTCTctgaaatcattttcagtttacattttatttcgcATACATTTTGTTTCAGCACTAACGGACCTCCATTATACCAGTCTACAATTTTGAGACCTAATGATTATTGCGTAGATAGGAAACACAGAATAacgaggggttttttttccccccaatccAGATTATACCCAGTTATAGTTCTCCATCATGACTCTGCAAAGGCAAAGTGCTTtctatgtgaagaaaaaaaatgtctcaCTGCTCTACTCAGAactaaagaaaatgaattttcACTGGCTATCTGCACTGATCAGCAGCCCACCATGTCCTGCAACTCTCACCTTAAACTGTTCTTCGGAGGCAATCAGGACCGAGTGGCTACCCTGCATATCAGGAGCTTTAGCCAGGTCTCTTGACTCCTCATAGGGCTCGGGCAGAGGGTTTCCCCTGCCGTCCAGCACGACAATGGACACAACTGGAGCTCTGTGCATGAGTTGGATCTCTTTCCCCAGCAAAGCCTCTACACTCCGCTCTGAGAACTTCTCCTGCGAGGGCACGTCCAGGGCGTAAGCATACACACTGCCCGAATTTGTCCCAGCCCACATGGTAGGGCCATGGTGCGTTCCTGAGTGAGGGAGGGAAAATATTACTCATCAGCATGTGAAAGCTTCAGGTATGTGTCGAGCTCTTCCAATTTCACCCAGTCGGAGTAGAACAGTCTAAAATTTCAGAGAAATGGAAGTCATTATCTACTTCTACCACATCAGTACCTCTCCCTGTGCGCTCATTTGAACTATAATACTACACCAGATAATATATTCTCATTCCCAGATATACTTCTCAACCTGGGACGGTATAAACATACGATAAATTTAACCATTAAACACCACCGTAAATTCAGAACGATTACACATCACACCGACTAACTGCATTAAACCAACAATAACGCTTTTTACGAAATCCCTCCTTTGAGTACAATTCCCAGCCATTGGACCTGGATTGTGCAAGTGCCTCATTTAAAGGAATGATGTGCAGATGTTGAAGACAGAACGGCTTGGGTGTGTGGTCCAGACAAAGATCTGACACGGTTCCAACCCCAGCATAATCAGTAAAACACATGAGTTTGGGTGAGTCGCTGTGGTCTTCAATAAGAGCGTTTTCCAGActttattcaaatgttaataaGATTGCATTTCCCTTATGAGTGCGcataattcaattcaactgCAGAATATGTGTATTTGCATTTTTGTGCACAGCAATGCACAAAGTCTGCCAAACTTAAAATACAAAAAGTCCATGTGGTGTTTAATGCTCAGTGTCTAAACAGGTCGGATTCTGCCATATAAATGTAACAGCGATCCTTCCGTTTACAGCTGTACCCTCTCATCACTACACAACAACTTACTTGCATTTTCTCCGTTAACGATTGTTCCGAGCGTGACGGCAGATGGTCTTGTTATGCTAGAGATAAATATGGAGATAACGGCTAGGGACAATTTAACGCATACCCAAAAGGACTATTCACAGCTGACTCTTGGGCTGCTGGGAGAGTTTCTGGCTTTCACAAACACCACTTTAATGGAGACGGAGTTTGCAAAACTGCATCAGACGATTCACGGGCTTCAGGTGGATGAACCAGGCACTGACGGTAAAAATGAGAACGCAACCCATACCGCAAAGGCTGCACGGGTTGCAGCACGAGGAGGAGATGATGCAACCACAAATGGAACGATAGCTATGGGTTTCTGAAAATATGGCAGAATCGGACCTGTTTagataatgaaaatgaaatgttacttGGACATTCAACTTGGACATTTCAAGTCGTTGAACTGTGCACGTTGCTGTGCACTAAAACGCAGATACACATTTTGCAACCGAGTTTGAATCATGTCTCGAATCATTAACACTCTCAACTGCAAATACATGTTTGAATGTGAATAATATCCAGTACAGATAATCTTCATCATGTTTAGTCTTCatcaggcttttttttgtttgtttagagaATATACTATTAGTGGTGTCCTGAAATCTTTAAAGTATTCTGATTTCAGAAAGAGGAAATTGTGCTTCAAACATCGAACAGGATCCTTCCTTGGGTGGAAATCTGTGGATACTGTATGCACCATCTGCAGAGCGTAATACCGATTTGCTCATACCGTCTCGAAGGAAGGTATCGGCGAAGCAGAGGCAGCGCACCACCCCAGATAACGAATCATCAGCTGAACGGGGCTCGATCCGCCTCTGTACCGGCGTCACCTCGGCATCCTGCTCGGCTAGCTGAGCATTAGCCTCCTGGACCTGAAGCCAGATGGACAGAATCAGGCAGCAACACAACAGCGTTTGCGCGTCACGGTTGATGAAACTCATGATgggttaattagctgatgaacAATGAAGCATTGAGAAGGAACTCTCTGCAGGAGATGAAATAGTTATGATATTTAGACAGTAACTGTCAAGAAAATGGATGACCCCTGTCCAGACTGAGTGGAAAATATCCATTCATAAATTCGCTCTCTTTGTTGATGGTGAACTGATCTCAGAGTTGGATCAGACTGACGGTGGGGCAGAAAAGCACTCACTTTACTGGATGGACTGCTGACCAAAACACGCTTCTTCCCAGACACCCTACTCTTGCGAATCCTCCTGAATGACTGACGGAGTGACTTCTTCAGGGACTTCACTCGTGAGAGAGGTCCCTCCATAGCCAGCGAGTCATTGGGATGTAGTGTACACCTGTAATGAAAAATATGATGTGATCTACTGATTTAGTTCTTTATCCGGTTGAAAACGTCATACCTTTATCATTAAGTTTTGAAAGAATGGCTTGTTCAGGAAATTAATGCAATAAGGtgaaacattgtttaaaaatgtcaaacaaaaACTGTTTGAACAAcgattttaaaaatttttttttagagctttACAATAATTTTGAactttgaaaatgtttaatgtcTTCCCTGTTGCTGCAGTAGTGGTGTTACCTTGCCAGCACAGGGCTACGCCGATGGTAGTCGAAAAGACCAAAGCCATGACTGGTGCCAAAAGCAACAAGGTTCCACTCTGCATGCAGCGTCACCGCGGTAACCGCCGCAGGGGGCATGCACTGCACGAGGACTACAGGCTGGAATCCAGGAGCAAACACCACAGAGCCAGACTTCTCTGGTAGCCGGTCATGACCCTTCCATGTGAAACCTTCCCGGTCCTGGAGGAGGTCCATGGTGACCACGTCAATCATGTGATCAGATTTCTCGTCACACAAGTACATCACGATCACCTGCAAGGAGGAACGATAGACATAAAATACTTCAGACATCCTTCAGGGGTTCTGAAACATTCCCCAACATACTTGATCCAAATGTGAAAAGTTAGATATTTAGCTCATAGACGGGATTGGTACACGGGGGGGTGGAGGGTCTGGGGTGGGCAAGGTTCATGAAAAGAAGGTCTACCTGTCCCGCAGTACCGGCCACCACTAGCTTGCCACTATATTTGCACAGGCAGATCTTTTGGATTCCTAGCCTGGGGTCATCACTGTATGGGTCAAAGCAGCCCacctgtaaataaatgaaaagcacACAACATAATATCCTGCTATGGTACAGACTTACATATCACAGAGTACTTAAAAATGCTTTTTACcttcaaaaacacaacacatacTTTCTATAAGCCGAACCAGACATATGCACTAAACCCCAAAGGTTCAAGAGCCAGATGAATTATATTCCTTTATTCTAAATCATCAAGAACAGGCTCTGCTGACACAaaggaattaaataaaaataacaagcGGGGCAGTTGTGCCATCCAGGGCAGGAACGTGCTTGCTTGGTCTTCAGCGCTGAACATTTCAAGACTCAGACAGTCTGCGTTTAATTagagtgataaaaaaaaaaaaaggaaatattatTGCAGTGTATATCGCTAAAGCATTCCAGACTGAGGTTCAGAGTTTCTTCACCAGACAGAGGAAGCGCAAAAGATGGAGATAGAAAATCAAGACAAGCAGAGCAAAGAGCCAAGGCAGAAAAACTTCACACAGCTGTTTATAAtcaaaagctttaaaaaaaaaaatttttttaagttGATTAAAACTGTctcattcaataaataaaaatcgaaCCCACATGTGCGCGAACAAACGCTGACCTTTTGGAATGGAGGCCACTCCTCTTCGTTGGCTTGGGTCAGGCTGTCGTTGTGATCACAGTCGGTTTGGAAGATGTTGGCTGTGCTGAGCTTGTAGAGTGGTCTGAGTGCCACTCCTGAGGCATCCCAGAAGCGTATTGTGCCATCCTCGTGCcttaacacacaaacaacaagAAGTCACTCCCACTTTTCATCTGCAACGTCGGAACATCCTCAAATCTACTGAACCTGATCGAGCCCACCCtcaagtcaaaaaaaaaaaagatatcaaatTAAAAAGCTCTAACCCAGTTAGCAGCAGCTCTTTCTGTTTTGAATCAGGTGCCAAGTTCTTTCCTCCGCATATTGGCCAGTTCTGTAAAAACAGCAAGAAATATTGTTACGAGCCTCACGAATCAGCAATCTCGAATCAGACAGCACCGTCTGACATAATTTACATTCTCAGATGTAATAAACATGAAAAGCTTATGCTCTTCTGCCAGTTGGTGTTTTATCGAAGGTTGTTAAATTAAACTCCTCAATGAGTCTGACTTAAGAACTACAGACTGAGCATACTGTAGTCTGAACCTTAATAGAACTATATCTACACCAGATTGTAGCTAttagatagatatataaaaaTCTAATAACTACAATAGCAGCAGCAATACAATGGATGTGTTTGATCAGAGACAGATGCAGTCTGAAATTGCTTACAGCTTGGATGTTGCAGTAAcaaacattattatatatataaaaaatgtgtgtgtgtgtgtgtatatatatatatatatatatatatatatatatatatatatatatatacatatacacacacacacacacacacacacacacacacacacacaattttgcTGTAAGCAGTTTCAGACTGCAGCTGTCTCTGATCAAACACATCCATTGTATTGCTGCAAATATCTTCATGGCTGCAAATAAGAGAACGAGAAACCACAAATGATGAGAAAACGGGAACCACAAAACAACCAGAGCGGCCCTGATCCCTGATCTTCTTGCTTCTGTGACGAAAAAGCTTATcctcacaataaataaataaataaataaatacataaataaataaataaatgacaaactTTAGAGCAGACTGACCGCAGTGCGTGTTTGCAGAGAGCACTGCTGCTGCCCAGCTCTCACCATCCTTTCCCACAGCTTGGCTGGCACATTGGAGATGTGGTAGGAGCATGTGATGGCAGAGGAGTGCAGAGGTGCCAGGTATGGGGCAGGAATGGTGGGCCAGCCAGGTGTCTGAAGGTCAATCACCACCAGCTCCTCCTCCAGGAGCACAACAAGGGTTGAAGGCTCATCAAACTCTAGATATCATGACATGAATCAAAATTCAAAATCACGGCAGTCATTAGGATGGTGTGAATTTCAGAACAAAAAGAATGAACTGCTTTACTATTTCAAGAAATGTGAATCTTTGCATTCAAAAGGTAAATGAATTGTGGCTCCCCGTTAAAAACTACTGCAGTTAACTGctgacccacacacacccttgtCTCTGTCTGTGCAGTGGATGGTGAAAAAGTCAATGACTCGCGACGTGAAGTCCAGGGTAACGTGTGCGCTGTCCTGCAGTATTGTTAAACAGTGTCTGTCCCCGTAGCTGGCTCGAGGCATGCCGCCACTAAACAGCACCAATGGAGCTCTGCAGAGAAAACACAGTGCACAGAGGATATCCTCCTGAGTCAAACACGCACGGCTAAAACATGCAGGAATAGAAGCTTTCGCTTTTCACCCACTGCTGCCCAGAGCTGACACACACCCCGACTGGGTGGTCCTCCACAAGATCTTGTTCACAGCTTTGCAAGGAAACgggcctgagagagagacagagagagagagagagagagagagagagagagagaacgaacaTGTTAAATGTACGAAAACAAACATCTGGTTGACTCACATGAGAATCTACATCATCATGAACCCATGGGTGGAAATTAACCAGGAAAATAGCAGTAAAACCACAACTAGTGTGTCATTTGTCCCTCAGCTATATTTCAGTCAGGGTTTTATACGAGCTCTTTGAATTCATCTGGAGAAGAACTTTACCGCAATATTATGTTTGAGCTAAAACTTTGTGAGGTTGACCAACCCTCTTTGACAGCAATGGTTAAAAGCACCATTTGACCTGAACTGGTTTTACCAGAGGAGATCAAACATGTGTGTATTTAGTCCAGGTTGACTCGTTATAGCCCAGATGCAAGCATTATGCAACATTTACCAGGTGCAAATGTTACAGCACTGGAAGCATGATTTGCTAAGGAATTGTTACTTTTCAGATCTACACTGTAGATATTACAGATAAGATCTAGGATTTTAAACCAGCCTGAGTCACCAGTGGCATAGAAGCTCCTCTTTGCAAACGACACAGAAAGGGCGACAATTGAACCGTCAGACAAACATTTCAGCATTAAGGCAATTATGTGGTCAACCTTTTACTCTTCCCTTTAGTCATCATTTCCAGATCATTCCAACTTTAACGCCACTGTATGAAAACAATTTACACTTTGTGATGCAATGCCAGAAATATGCACACCCAATCAGGATTGCTTACAGAAGGGTCTTTACTTAATACAGGACATCTTCTAGTGAATGCTCACCACATGGGCTGTGTTCTCATTTATAGCACTGGCTGGCTTTAAAGGAACATCGCCGATTACTCAAATTGGGGACTTGACCTCAAGTCTGACTAACTTGGACTCGAATCCTTTTACAAATTGGGCGTCCTATGATGTGTAAATAAGCTATTCAAATAACTTTCTTCAACAAGCTCAATCTACACTACAACTCAATTAAGATACCAAGAGGACTTGATTCATCAATTATAGGACTCGTCTTGGGCCTAATTTGAGTAGCAGCTTGCGAACGTCAGAAATGACTTGCATCAGTGCAAAGGTTTAGAATTGATTTGGACACAAGAACTACTGACACGATACGTAACTATATCCAGTGTGTGCATGCTTCTCaagtacaaataaaatagactCTTTAGAATTCCCTGGGACaggatccaggctcccctgcaacctCGTGTAGGagaagcggtatggaaaatggatggctaGATGAACGGAGACTATTTAGAAAGTGACTGGACATAGTACAACCATTAATAACAACAAGCCACTTGCAGCAAACTAAGAGCGTTGGCTCACCATATGGGATAGTGGAAGAGACTGGTTCATTGGTGCAGAGGGCACTGCTACTAACAGGCCACACCATATATCCACCATCACTATGGGAACTGACAAAGCTGTTCCCAGACCGGACCCAGACCAAGCTCTCCAACTGCTGTaggggtcacacacacacacacacacacacacacacacagtgacaaaaTCAAACAAAGTATACACCAGATTGTGATGAAATCTCAGCTAAGTAATGATACCCCTACAGGAGGTATCCTAACAAAATCACTTTCAAAAAGGTACAGGGGTGAAAGTTATTAAAACGTTATGTCCACCCAAACATTTATTACCAGTTAGGTCATTTTaagttaacattttaaaatgttcgtGACATTCGGTCAGGATtttccacctacacacacctgcttTCCAAGGAAGAGGTTGTCTACATGTCTGCTTTGGAAGTCCCAGAGCACAACAAGGCCTCTGCTGTAGCCGATGAGGATTTTGTCCGGATGCTGGGGATGCTCCTGTAGGGACTCCACTGGTCCCAGAGACTTCCCACACTTGTAACTATCAGGAAGGCTGGAAAATAGAGCAGTTCATGATGGGGGGTGAAAACGTTACAGCCAACAAGCATTCGACtcacatttttcatttacacGCATTGCTCTAGGGCAATGGAAGATCTTGTGCGTCCATTTTTATGGACcgggaaaataatcgacttaCAGGGAGGCCCAACAATTTCCAAATAGaagaaacaaagacaaatgcaaaagcaaaaagaaaaccaGGGAGAGAAGTATGCTTGGCAAAGCCTATGATTTTCTTTGGATTT
Coding sequences within it:
- the llgl1 gene encoding lethal(2) giant larvae protein homolog 1, whose translation is MMKFRFRRQGNDPQREKVKQDLFAFNKTVEHGFPNQPSALAYDPKLQLMTIGTKSGAIKVYGCPGVEFTGLHKETATVTQIHFLHGQGRILSLLDDNTLHLWEIVQKGFCSHLDEVRCFSFPGRPGIESTCATRVTVLMPKLSCDLLAVGTEGGGVHFLELPTFTLLNKSLFQDEVMQSLPDSYKCGKSLGPVESLQEHPQHPDKILIGYSRGLVVLWDFQSRHVDNLFLGKQQLESLVWVRSGNSFVSSHSDGGYMVWPVSSSALCTNEPVSSTIPYGPFPCKAVNKILWRTTQSGAPLVLFSGGMPRASYGDRHCLTILQDSAHVTLDFTSRVIDFFTIHCTDRDKEFDEPSTLVVLLEEELVVIDLQTPGWPTIPAPYLAPLHSSAITCSYHISNVPAKLWERMVRAGQQQCSLQTRTANWPICGGKNLAPDSKQKELLLTGHEDGTIRFWDASGVALRPLYKLSTANIFQTDCDHNDSLTQANEEEWPPFQKVGCFDPYSDDPRLGIQKICLCKYSGKLVVAGTAGQVIVMYLCDEKSDHMIDVVTMDLLQDREGFTWKGHDRLPEKSGSVVFAPGFQPVVLVQCMPPAAVTAVTLHAEWNLVAFGTSHGFGLFDYHRRSPVLARCTLHPNDSLAMEGPLSRVKSLKKSLRQSFRRIRKSRVSGKKRVLVSSPSSKVQEANAQLAEQDAEVTPVQRRIEPRSADDSLSGVVRCLCFADTFLRDGTHHGPTMWAGTNSGSVYAYALDVPSQEKFSERSVEALLGKEIQLMHRAPVVSIVVLDGRGNPLPEPYEESRDLAKAPDMQGSHSVLIASEEQFKVFTLPKVSAKTKFKLTAHEGCRVRKVALVNFCSAASEDYCENGLVCLTNLGDIHVFSVAALRPQVRYDCIRKEDISGIASCVFTKTGQGFYLISPSEYKRFSLSARVITEPQCRVDVDRPYEPSEHDLCMPVLPQANGTYKTQSPGESKSAELAEGVFDEMQSALSSPGLDSPNSSADITLDTTGELTVEDVKDFLVSVDEAENNLRNMSEEDGRLPGILIN